The following coding sequences lie in one Heyndrickxia oleronia genomic window:
- a CDS encoding DEAD/DEAH box helicase, producing MKLFPHQDRALNETYENNRVAYYLDMGLGKTFVGSEKMWELNTPFNLVICQKSKIDDWKKHFEDHYRYHVIVFDQQKIEKIPPESVLIINYDKVWRRPELLKLKNFTLMLDESSMIKNESSNRTKYILKLNADNVILLSGTPTGGKYEELWSQLHLLGWKINKKLFLKQFVVQEWDDLNQKYKITGYKNVDRLKAKLKKHGAIFMKTEEVFDLPKVNDQIVKIPCTKEYQQFAKDHIIEIGGDLLIGDTPTSKKLYLRQLAGSYNQNKLHYLKDLIDSTNDRIIIFYNFKKEYASLVDMIDKPISTVNGDLKDLSAYEEYENSVTLIQYQAGAMGLNLQKANKIVYFTLTDKSELFEQSKKRIHRIGQDKPCFYYYLLTAGSIEWRMLDVLKERKDYTDALFEKEEM from the coding sequence ATAAAACTTTTTCCACACCAGGATAGAGCATTAAATGAAACCTATGAAAATAATCGAGTTGCTTACTATCTAGATATGGGTCTTGGAAAAACTTTTGTAGGTTCAGAAAAAATGTGGGAACTAAATACACCATTCAATCTAGTAATATGTCAAAAGTCAAAAATTGATGACTGGAAAAAACATTTTGAAGATCACTATAGATACCATGTCATTGTTTTTGATCAACAAAAGATTGAAAAAATCCCACCTGAATCTGTCTTAATAATCAACTATGACAAGGTTTGGAGAAGACCGGAATTACTTAAATTAAAAAATTTCACACTCATGCTGGACGAGTCATCAATGATTAAAAATGAATCATCCAATCGTACCAAATATATTCTAAAACTTAATGCTGACAACGTGATTTTATTATCTGGAACACCGACTGGTGGAAAATATGAAGAGTTATGGAGTCAGTTACACCTTTTAGGTTGGAAGATTAATAAAAAACTATTTTTGAAACAATTTGTAGTCCAGGAGTGGGACGATCTAAATCAAAAATATAAAATCACTGGATATAAAAATGTTGATCGATTAAAAGCTAAGTTAAAAAAACATGGGGCAATATTTATGAAAACAGAGGAAGTATTTGACCTTCCAAAAGTCAATGATCAGATAGTAAAAATACCATGTACTAAGGAATATCAACAATTTGCAAAAGATCACATTATCGAAATAGGAGGAGATTTACTAATTGGTGATACTCCTACAAGTAAAAAGTTATACCTACGTCAACTGGCAGGTTCTTATAACCAAAACAAACTTCATTATTTAAAGGACCTTATAGACAGTACAAACGATAGAATCATCATTTTTTACAACTTTAAGAAGGAATATGCTTCTCTTGTAGACATGATTGATAAACCAATTAGTACTGTAAATGGCGATTTAAAAGATCTATCAGCTTATGAAGAATATGAAAATAGTGTCACTTTAATTCAATATCAAGCAGGTGCTATGGGATTGAACTTACAAAAAGCAAATAAAATTGTTTACTTCACACTTACCGATAAAAGTGAGTTGTTTGAGCAGAGTAAGAAACGGATCCATAGGATAGGACAAGATAAACCATGTTTCTATTATTATCTGTTAACTGCTGGATCAATTGAGTGGCGAATGCTCGATGTTTTGAAAGAAAGAAAAGATTATACAGACGCGTTATTTGAGAAGGAGGAAATGTAA
- a CDS encoding IDEAL domain-containing protein: MNPEQKRDQMASLLYSYLALKGVIGSSSIIKENEPSEIDQLIQEIEVFNLKNAIDKALDDGDKEAFMRLTGELNERITVSS, translated from the coding sequence ATGAATCCTGAACAAAAAAGAGATCAAATGGCTAGTCTGCTCTACTCGTATTTAGCATTAAAAGGTGTAATAGGGTCTAGCTCAATTATTAAAGAAAATGAACCATCTGAAATAGACCAATTAATCCAAGAAATTGAGGTATTCAACTTGAAGAATGCCATTGATAAGGCACTAGATGATGGTGATAAAGAAGCATTCATGAGATTGACAGGTGAGTTAAATGAGAGAATCACAGTTTCAAGCTAA
- a CDS encoding nuclease, translating into MRESQFQAKVIKFLKEHDVWHVKYWAGSQYTKEGIPDILACIDGTFHGIELKTDVGTPSKLQLYNIRKIKDSGGEAYILRPKDFESWKARWF; encoded by the coding sequence ATGAGAGAATCACAGTTTCAAGCTAAAGTAATTAAGTTTTTGAAAGAACATGATGTATGGCACGTGAAATATTGGGCAGGGAGTCAGTACACCAAAGAAGGCATTCCAGACATATTAGCTTGTATAGATGGTACCTTTCATGGAATTGAATTAAAAACGGATGTTGGGACACCTTCAAAACTACAACTCTATAACATTCGGAAAATTAAAGATTCTGGTGGAGAAGCTTATATTTTAAGACCAAAGGATTTTGAGTCTTGGAAAGCGAGGTGGTTTTGA
- a CDS encoding AAA family ATPase: MTQYSYSRVSLFNDCPYHFKLKYIDRLTEIQDLTNAANPLIIGHALHSGIEHDVETAINEYYNAFPVLTDAIVEEALKLEILIPKVKEFLNQFEGFEFIHEYKIDHPNYVGYVDLILKAPDDTCMVVDFKYSNNVKNYLDSGQLHIYKDYLEQDGFDVKRLAYLFVPKTSIKQKKDEDLFHFRKRIVETVEASALQFVPIEFNEMETVYFQNNIREIEDSKDFSKRNKSGKCFSCNPRFKPNYLEAIQDEKGEILMALPKNERRERKIDTKPDFWIYADSYVGKSTFVDKFPNVLFLNTDGNTDNTTAPVIRIKDQVTKKGRITERKLAWDVFLDAIHDLETEENDFEAVALDLVEDLRDHCRVYVFDKNGWEHESDGGYGKGWDKVKLEFNNAIKRLKALGYQVIYISKEIATEITLKGGGKRTTFKPNVDDKTANFLTGTVDLTLRAYVNSDDERFLQLKKQQNVFGGGRYDWQVDTIPLEYDAFIEELKAAQEGKGTKEKDKPKRERKKDKESVIKVEDEDGVTITVEEPPAEEEKPKRERRSRKSAEETESEEKPKRQRRSRKPVEDDTPPGEEDSPKDKEEDKPTRTRRTRRNRG; this comes from the coding sequence ATGACTCAATACAGCTATAGTCGAGTATCGCTATTCAATGATTGTCCCTATCATTTTAAATTGAAATACATTGATAGATTAACAGAAATTCAGGATTTAACGAATGCAGCTAATCCACTGATTATTGGACATGCTCTTCACTCTGGAATTGAACATGATGTTGAAACGGCAATAAATGAATACTACAATGCTTTTCCAGTATTGACGGATGCAATTGTTGAAGAAGCTTTAAAGTTAGAAATATTGATTCCAAAGGTGAAAGAATTTCTAAATCAATTTGAAGGATTCGAGTTTATCCATGAATACAAAATCGATCATCCTAATTACGTTGGGTATGTTGATTTAATCCTAAAGGCTCCAGATGATACATGTATGGTGGTTGACTTTAAATACTCTAATAATGTTAAAAACTATCTAGATTCGGGTCAGCTACATATCTATAAAGACTACTTAGAGCAAGATGGATTCGATGTTAAACGATTAGCATATTTGTTTGTTCCTAAGACAAGTATTAAACAGAAAAAGGATGAAGATTTATTTCATTTTCGCAAACGGATTGTAGAGACTGTTGAAGCAAGTGCATTGCAATTTGTGCCGATTGAATTCAATGAAATGGAAACTGTATATTTTCAAAACAATATTAGAGAAATCGAAGATTCAAAGGATTTTTCTAAAAGAAATAAAAGTGGAAAATGCTTTAGTTGTAATCCACGATTCAAGCCCAATTATTTAGAAGCTATTCAAGATGAAAAAGGAGAGATATTAATGGCCTTACCTAAAAATGAACGTCGTGAAAGAAAAATTGATACTAAACCAGACTTTTGGATTTATGCAGATTCTTATGTTGGTAAATCAACATTTGTAGATAAATTTCCAAATGTGCTTTTCTTAAATACTGATGGTAATACAGATAACACTACTGCACCTGTCATTCGAATTAAAGATCAGGTTACTAAAAAAGGACGAATTACTGAACGTAAATTAGCCTGGGATGTTTTCTTAGATGCTATTCATGATTTGGAGACAGAAGAGAATGATTTTGAAGCAGTTGCATTGGATCTAGTTGAAGACTTACGTGATCACTGCAGGGTGTATGTCTTTGATAAAAATGGTTGGGAGCATGAATCTGATGGCGGTTATGGTAAAGGATGGGACAAAGTTAAATTAGAATTTAATAATGCTATTAAACGATTAAAAGCATTAGGTTATCAAGTAATTTATATCAGCAAGGAGATTGCAACAGAAATCACTCTAAAAGGTGGGGGAAAGCGCACAACTTTTAAACCAAATGTTGATGATAAAACTGCTAATTTTCTTACTGGTACTGTTGATTTAACATTACGTGCTTATGTAAATTCCGACGATGAAAGATTTTTACAACTTAAAAAGCAGCAAAATGTTTTCGGTGGTGGTCGTTACGATTGGCAAGTAGATACAATTCCACTTGAATATGATGCATTTATTGAAGAATTAAAGGCTGCTCAAGAAGGGAAAGGAACTAAGGAAAAGGACAAGCCTAAACGTGAGCGTAAGAAGGATAAAGAGTCAGTGATTAAGGTTGAAGACGAAGATGGGGTAACTATTACCGTTGAAGAACCACCTGCAGAGGAAGAAAAACCTAAGCGTGAAAGACGTTCTCGTAAATCTGCAGAAGAAACTGAATCCGAAGAAAAACCAAAACGTCAGCGTAGATCACGTAAGCCGGTTGAAGATGATACACCACCAGGTGAAGAAGATAGCCCAAAAGATAAAGAGGAAGACAAACCAACTCGTACACGTAGAACTCGAAGAAACCGTGGTTAA
- a CDS encoding organic solvent tolerance protein OstA, with amino-acid sequence MPVKELNTKEQHYADSREEAEKLVEEAKEDIYLTSFKISEKHNKYGTYFLIDLVFSFDTAREIMESKPKKEEVPEEQHEGVKYSVDNTGTVSVKNEEVE; translated from the coding sequence ATGCCAGTTAAAGAACTAAATACAAAGGAACAACACTATGCTGACAGTCGTGAAGAAGCTGAAAAGTTAGTCGAGGAAGCAAAGGAAGATATATATCTAACTTCTTTCAAAATCAGTGAAAAACATAATAAATACGGTACTTATTTTTTAATCGATTTAGTGTTCAGCTTTGATACAGCAAGAGAAATCATGGAATCTAAACCAAAGAAAGAAGAAGTCCCAGAGGAACAACATGAAGGTGTTAAATATAGCGTTGATAATACTGGTACTGTTTCTGTAAAAAATGAGGAGGTTGAATAA
- a CDS encoding DUF669 domain-containing protein, with product MAFDWSKFDKQVDLESLQADVKEVEENGGSGDFEPLPDGKYEVAVEKLELTESKKGDPMLTIWFKVVAGEFENQRIFYNKVMQPQNDKAFGLQVHQNNEMLRALWDCEKDDVEFKSFKQYADLILDIHEEIDGQFEYLLEKGTNKGGFDTFEIVEVFEVE from the coding sequence ATGGCATTCGATTGGAGCAAATTTGATAAACAAGTAGATTTAGAGTCTTTGCAAGCTGATGTAAAGGAAGTTGAAGAAAACGGTGGAAGCGGTGATTTTGAACCACTTCCAGATGGTAAATATGAAGTTGCAGTTGAAAAGTTAGAGTTAACGGAATCTAAAAAAGGTGATCCGATGTTAACAATATGGTTCAAAGTTGTTGCTGGGGAATTTGAAAACCAACGTATTTTCTATAACAAAGTAATGCAGCCACAAAATGATAAAGCTTTTGGTTTACAGGTGCATCAAAACAATGAAATGCTTCGTGCTTTGTGGGATTGTGAAAAGGATGATGTGGAGTTTAAATCATTCAAACAATATGCTGATTTAATCCTAGATATTCATGAAGAAATTGATGGTCAATTCGAATATCTTCTTGAAAAAGGTACCAACAAGGGTGGTTTTGACACATTTGAAATTGTAGAAGTATTCGAAGTTGAATAA
- a CDS encoding HNH endonuclease signature motif containing protein: MGHSYTPEQAKFIRENVKGRTSMELTQLVNDHFGLNLRVSQIRAYMKNNGLKNGINTRYKKGNTPFNKGKRGITTGGISTQFKKGQKSINYKPIGTERIDDGGYILIKVSDDGPWHKRWRPKHQVVWEEKYGPVPKGHCLIFLDSNKQNISLENLQLITRVQLGHLNQNHLISINADLTKTGIIIAEIYAKMGERKKQKGD; the protein is encoded by the coding sequence ATGGGGCATAGTTATACTCCGGAACAAGCTAAATTTATACGTGAAAATGTTAAGGGTAGGACAAGCATGGAACTTACACAACTTGTTAATGATCATTTTGGCTTAAATTTACGTGTCAGTCAAATTAGAGCGTATATGAAAAACAATGGTTTGAAAAATGGAATTAATACACGTTATAAAAAGGGCAATACTCCTTTTAACAAAGGCAAGAGGGGTATCACTACTGGAGGGATTTCCACTCAATTCAAAAAGGGTCAAAAGTCAATTAATTATAAACCCATCGGCACTGAAAGAATTGATGACGGCGGATACATCTTGATTAAGGTATCTGATGATGGCCCCTGGCATAAACGATGGAGACCAAAACACCAAGTTGTGTGGGAAGAGAAATATGGTCCTGTTCCTAAAGGACATTGCCTTATATTTTTAGACAGTAACAAGCAAAACATTTCATTAGAAAATTTACAGCTGATCACTAGAGTGCAACTTGGTCATTTAAATCAAAATCATTTAATATCCATTAACGCTGATTTGACTAAGACAGGAATTATTATCGCTGAAATATATGCCAAGATGGGTGAACGAAAGAAACAAAAAGGTGATTAA
- a CDS encoding DNA adenine methylase has protein sequence MSIPRILHYPGSKWSMADWIISHMPDHKTYLEPFFGSGAVFFNKFPSRIETINDMDSSVVNLFKIIRDYPSELATCIEWTPFSREEYYKSYQFETGNEIEDARRFLVRCWQAIGAKTSDRTGWRSLISSNGPDVAKEWSKLPKKIMLVAKRLKQAQIEHQPAAKLLERYKRKEVLVYADPPYIIETRTKRHYKHEMTIDDHIELLEVLDAHPGPVLLSGYAHHIYDERLNHWQRETMDVAAEAGAKRQEVLWINPVAAETGFYQQTLF, from the coding sequence ATGTCCATACCAAGAATTTTGCATTATCCAGGCAGCAAATGGAGTATGGCTGATTGGATTATTAGTCATATGCCTGATCATAAAACATATCTTGAACCTTTCTTTGGATCCGGAGCAGTGTTTTTTAATAAGTTTCCTTCTCGAATTGAAACTATAAATGATATGGATAGCAGCGTGGTTAACTTATTTAAGATTATTCGAGATTATCCGAGTGAACTAGCAACTTGTATCGAATGGACTCCTTTTTCAAGAGAGGAATATTACAAATCTTATCAATTTGAAACAGGTAATGAAATAGAGGATGCAAGGAGATTTTTAGTGAGGTGTTGGCAGGCTATTGGTGCCAAAACAAGCGATAGGACAGGTTGGAGAAGTCTTATTTCATCCAACGGACCCGATGTTGCGAAAGAATGGAGTAAACTTCCTAAAAAGATAATGCTTGTAGCAAAAAGACTTAAACAAGCACAAATAGAACATCAACCAGCTGCTAAACTTCTTGAAAGATATAAAAGGAAAGAAGTCCTTGTGTATGCGGATCCTCCTTACATTATCGAGACAAGAACAAAACGTCATTATAAACATGAGATGACAATTGATGATCATATTGAATTATTGGAAGTCTTAGATGCCCATCCTGGTCCTGTTCTTCTTTCCGGATATGCTCATCATATATATGACGAAAGATTAAATCATTGGCAAAGAGAAACAATGGATGTCGCTGCAGAAGCTGGGGCAAAACGTCAAGAAGTTCTTTGGATTAATCCAGTAGCAGCAGAGACTGGATTTTATCAGCAAACATTGTTTTAG
- a CDS encoding DNA primase family protein — MYKGYLKGNGKHAASKFKDGTKLLSYHTARKEESYVGILEDDYIMVDIDDIDEAETLLDIIEDKDIQCSVLETTGGMHFYFKGYDLTANKIKWYSNIGIMCDYKLGIKNTADPLKIDGKTRKWLRKANEHDPLPSWLYPYHKKNPNLNNLGEGDGRNDKLFTYILKMQSQGMAKNDIKETISIINQYILEEPVEQSELNIILRDDAFMKESFFIKGSFQHEKFGDYLINEHHICKITNILHIYKDGVYSDHQSDIEEAMIKHIPSLKRMQRQETLAYLQLKAKDKHFSSTKYVVVKNGVFNLDTWELEDFTPEIITRNKIPIAYIKDAYYEVTDKTLNKMAVNDKKIRAILEEILGYILFRRNEFAATFILTGDGSNGKSSFLKIIRKLAGVDNVASLDLNELDQRFKTAELFGKLVNIGDDISKGYIKESSIFKKLSTGETLNVERKGKDPFDFTNYAKLIFSANEMPRINDYTDGLGRRLQIVPFKAKFSASDEDYDPFITDKLLSDESMQYVLNLALKSLKRLLENKQFTKSKAVETELKKYQEENNPIISFVNNEDVDLERSVVGDIYIQYKLYCSENGYQAVSNISFSKQIKQLFGFGTVVQKVDGKSKRLFISEE; from the coding sequence GTGTATAAAGGTTATTTAAAAGGAAACGGTAAACATGCAGCTAGTAAATTTAAAGATGGTACAAAACTATTATCCTATCATACTGCACGAAAAGAAGAATCCTATGTTGGTATTTTAGAAGATGATTACATCATGGTTGATATTGATGACATAGACGAAGCTGAAACATTATTAGACATCATAGAAGACAAGGATATACAGTGTTCTGTTTTGGAGACAACCGGAGGGATGCATTTTTATTTTAAAGGATATGATTTAACAGCAAATAAGATCAAATGGTACTCGAACATTGGCATTATGTGTGACTATAAATTAGGTATAAAAAATACTGCAGACCCACTAAAGATTGATGGGAAAACTCGAAAATGGTTACGCAAAGCAAATGAACATGATCCTTTACCTAGTTGGTTATATCCTTATCATAAGAAAAATCCTAATCTCAATAATCTTGGTGAAGGTGATGGTAGAAATGATAAGTTATTTACTTATATTCTTAAAATGCAATCACAAGGTATGGCCAAGAATGATATTAAAGAAACAATCTCTATCATCAATCAATACATTTTAGAGGAGCCAGTTGAACAGTCTGAACTAAACATAATCTTACGTGATGATGCATTTATGAAAGAATCCTTTTTCATAAAGGGTTCTTTCCAACATGAAAAGTTCGGTGATTACCTAATCAATGAACATCATATATGTAAAATCACAAACATTTTACATATATACAAAGATGGTGTTTATTCGGATCATCAATCTGACATTGAAGAAGCAATGATTAAACATATTCCATCATTAAAAAGAATGCAACGTCAAGAAACGCTCGCTTACCTGCAGCTGAAAGCAAAAGATAAACATTTCTCATCTACCAAATATGTCGTAGTGAAAAATGGAGTATTTAATCTAGATACATGGGAACTTGAAGATTTTACACCAGAAATTATTACGAGAAATAAAATACCGATTGCATACATTAAAGATGCTTATTATGAAGTGACAGATAAAACATTAAATAAAATGGCAGTTAATGATAAAAAGATTCGTGCCATTTTGGAAGAAATTCTTGGTTACATTTTATTTAGAAGAAATGAATTTGCTGCAACATTCATTCTTACTGGTGATGGATCTAATGGAAAGTCCTCATTCCTTAAAATCATTAGAAAGCTTGCTGGTGTAGATAACGTTGCTTCCTTGGATTTAAATGAATTAGACCAACGGTTTAAAACGGCCGAGTTGTTCGGAAAACTCGTTAACATAGGTGATGATATTTCAAAAGGATATATTAAGGAATCATCGATATTCAAAAAGCTTTCTACTGGTGAGACATTAAACGTCGAGAGAAAAGGTAAGGATCCATTTGATTTTACTAACTATGCAAAGTTAATTTTTTCCGCCAATGAAATGCCGAGAATTAATGATTACACCGATGGATTAGGGAGGAGATTGCAAATTGTACCTTTTAAAGCAAAATTTAGTGCGAGTGATGAAGACTATGATCCATTTATAACCGATAAGCTTCTTTCAGATGAATCAATGCAGTATGTACTTAATCTTGCACTAAAAAGCTTAAAAAGGTTGCTAGAGAATAAGCAGTTTACGAAATCGAAAGCAGTTGAAACGGAGCTTAAAAAATACCAGGAAGAAAATAATCCTATTATTAGCTTTGTTAATAATGAAGATGTCGATCTTGAAAGAAGTGTTGTAGGAGATATCTACATTCAATATAAACTTTACTGTTCAGAAAATGGATATCAAGCTGTAAGCAATATCAGCTTTAGTAAACAGATTAAACAGTTATTTGGATTTGGGACAGTTGTTCAAAAGGTCGATGGCAAGAGCAAAAGATTATTCATTAGTGAGGAGTAG